A stretch of Octopus bimaculoides isolate UCB-OBI-ISO-001 chromosome 23, ASM119413v2, whole genome shotgun sequence DNA encodes these proteins:
- the LOC106869008 gene encoding protein DEK: MSEENTSDVSQEEVKIAEKMEAEEEKSVDTVKEECAKKEEESVKSDSGEVVAENKNSSQENEDAVNEQDEEPQLGLLERPVVIESGKREKKKVERLEMSVTSANDKKKILIPEGTGEKLGDCPIIEYQLNRVKAENLKIIHRALFDRPGALVEIKRNIRKFNGFDFGKDDKRFDKKRALLAKNTTASLRKICEILGLERGGAKDEILNKIMDFLVKPKDTGKSVPKPKKKRKSGETKSKSKPKKNKKKSSSSQKKKVVSSDSSESDSDEEEEEEEEEQEDEESEQSEESEEEVKEVKKKKKSKPEKKPSKEKKKEKKKETPKKKVVAKKRKVSDVSSDSSDDEPIIKKKKSPPSDEELHEDVKKILEGANLEEVTMKTVIKQVYAKYPDFDLTQRKEFIKSTVKQIIS, from the exons gTAAAGATTGCTGAAAAAATGGAGGCCGAGGAGGAAAAATCTGTTGACACGGTCAAGGAAGAGTGTgcaaagaaggaggaggagagtgtAAAGTCGGACAGCGGTGAGGTTGTGGCTGAGAACAAGAATTCCAGTCAAGAAAATGAAGATGCTGTGAATGAGCAGGATGAAGAACCACAAT TGGGTCTGTTAGAACGGCCTGTTGTCATTGAATCAGGTAAGCGGGAGAAGAAGAAAGTAGAAAGGCTAGAGATGTCAGTAACTTCAGCTAACGACAAGAAAAAAATCCTCATTCCAGAAGGCACAGGAGAGAAACTCGGTGACTGTCCCATCA TTGAATACCAATTGAATCGGGTAAAGGCAGAAAATCTGAAGATTATTCACCGTGCATTGTTTGACCGGCCAGGAGCG ctGGTTGAAATTAAACGTAATATTCGAAAATTCAATGGATTTGATTTTGGAAAAGATGACAAACGATTTGACAAAAAAAGGGCTCTGTTAGCAAA gAACACTACGGCATCGCTgagaaaaatatgtgaaattCTGGGGCTGGAAAGAGGAGGAGCAAAAGATGAAATACTCAATAAGATAATGGACTTCCTTGTGAAACCAAAGGATACAGGCAAAAGTGTTCCTAAACCGAAAAAGAAAC GGAAATCTGGTGAAACCAAGTCAAAGAGCAAGcccaagaaaaacaagaagaaatcaTCTAGTTCTCAAAAGAAGAAAGTGGTGTCGTCCGACTCCTCTGAGTCTGATtctgacgaggaggaggaggaagaagaagaggaacaagAAGATGAAGAGAGTGAACAAtcagaagaaagtgaagaagaagtaAAA gaggtgaagaaaaagaagaaatctaAACCAGAGAAGAAACcgtcaaaagaaaagaagaaagagaaaaagaaggaaacccCCAAAAAGAAAGTGGTTGCCAAAAAGCGAAAAG TTTCTGATGTTTCTTCTGATAGCTCAGATGATGAACCAATcatcaagaaaaagaaatcaccTCCTTCG GATGAGGAGTTACATGAAGACGTGAAGAAAATTCTGGAAGGTGCCAACCTAGAAGAAGTGACCATGAAGACTGTTATAAAGCAG GTATATGCGAAATATCCTGACTTCGATCTCACCCAAAGGAAAGAATTCATTAAATCAACTGTAAAACAG ATCATTTCCTGA